The sequence TAATATACTGCAGTGGTAATAGGGGGAAACTATCTAAAATGAAAGGAAGAATTAAACAAGAGAAACACCAAGGACAGATTGAAGATGAGGGAGAATGTGAGCTTGATCATCCCTTAACTGCTCTTTGCAAATTTCTACAGCtttgattttaaaaaccaatttcaattataataattagaGTGCTTGATCCTTGGAACATCTGTACACATGGCACAAAAGGTATGAGGAGGGATTCGCCAAGCTAACTTCATTGAGTTTTACATGAAAGATGATAAAGATCTCAGCAAGACCTCGTAGACTGATCCCTTAACAACTTGCCATTTCACAAGTGCTTGTGATCAAATTGTGCAATGTATCACTCAGAATAAAATTTTTACGCTGAgttagaagaagatgatgagtaAAATCTGTTACCGCTCCCCATACAGGGCCAGAGGATCCtgtcaaagtaataaaatcTTCACCACGGCTATCTTTGGCCTGAAGAAGCTTTCTCACTCCAGATTGAGTGAGACCATCAACATGATGCAGCTAAGACATACAAACCAGAAAATAGAGGGAAAAGGTCTTAACGATAGGACAAGTTAAGTGATGAAATAAGAAAGGCTAGTTGAATTGCGAATACCCTAAAGAAATCAACGAGAAACTTAATTAGAAGACTAATAGTGGCTACAATAGTTAGCATTAGGTAATAAAAGAGTGGTAATTGAGAAGTAGTAAGAGGTTAGTTACATTCTTTCCTATGCCAATGGTGGGGATATTAGCCAGAACACCAAGATGGCAAGCCAAGCCGAAACCTGTGAAAGAGAGCTATTTGCTATATGTAATGCAAtgcataaaaagaaatgaagattcAATGgaaaaagagggagagaaacTTGCCTCGAGGATGAAGCAAACCATTGCCATCAACAAGCAGTAACTGTTGAATAAAACAGAGACAACCTTAATTTCAGATAAACCTTAATTAACAGGCAACGCAAGAGAGTAGGAATCAATTCATATGATGCATGGAAGGTATTTATGGTAGGATATTATCATATTCATAATGGGGATGGGAGGGGAGGgatggaattaaaaagaaagaggattGTGGATTGGCTGACCTGGGGGTAGAATGGATTGTCAGTGTTTTTCATCTTCTGTAAAAGTTGTAAGAGTATTGGAGCctaaaaatcatcatcatcatcatcatcaatgagaaataaagaaggaaagaaagaatcgCAATGATAATAATAGATTCTACTGACCTCTCGGAAAGCAAGGAAGGAAGGAATATAAGGGACATCGAAATTGGTGAGGAGAAAGAAATCTTGGTAGACGACTTGCAGAGTGGGAGTGGTGATATCCAAAACAACAAGGCTTCCACATCCGCATGCTGCCGttgatgctgctgctgctgagtCTAATTCCTTAGAATAGCTTACATCAACCCCACCCACATATTTCAATAAcgttccttcttcttcttcttcaacagcAACATTGCCGCTACTGCTGGGTATGGGCAGTTTCCAAGGGAAATCATCCTGTGTTATCAACCTCTCTTTAAGTAAATCTTGAATCCTGCTTTTAACAACATGTAATCAATCGATCGATCAaatatatcacataaatcaCTGCTATACGAACGAGACAACAGCATTCAAGCAAGCAAACGAGTAGCAGCCTAGCATCATACTCTCTCCATTGATTTTGGATTtcaattgatgatgatgatgatgattctcCCCGATCCCGTCCATGACAAAGACCATGATCATCCATAGATGTATTCGTTGCTTGCAAGCTTGCCTAAGAACAAGAACAATctgattggaaaaaaaaggggggcGGGGGATTCAGTTAATCTtcagctcaattttttttttttttttttgaactatcTTCAGCCCAGTTGCCAAAACCACAGATTTAGTAACAAATGATGAGAACTTCAACCGCTAGCTTGTCACCCATCAGGATCGAaggaaataaattattcaaatttatgTCGATTTTGAAggattgaaaatcaaattttttttatatttgatagtatatcataaaaaatatattaaaaaatatattttaatacttaATTATATCGTAAAAATaagttgtaaaataatttattaataatttattttatttttaactttattaatagaataaaaaataaattttacaaattaaaaagtgagaataaaattgaaaaaaaaaatttataaaatattttaaataaaataaataaaaattaaaataataaatcaacagataaatttaaaaaaagataaaataaaaaaattttcttaaattatttcaaataaaataaatagcaatcaaatgaatgaaaataaaatcaaatagaaaaaaaatcatttaagaaaataataaaataaaataaaataaaaactaaagttgatataaaaatcaaattttaaaagatgggattgaaaaaaaaacgattcaaaaaaatatagcaattaaaaatttaaggataaaatttgatataattaacaaataatatgatattttaaaaaattttataatttttaaaaaatattttccatcaaaaataaaaagaaatttttttttcaaaaaaaaactaagcctaatttttctttaactgaaaattattttttattaatcaattttttaataacaaataaatataaaaaaattaccatttttACAAAACAAACATGCCTTAATTCTTTGATGCTGTTTTATGTAGGAAAATGACTTGTAATCAAtgctaagaagaaaaaataaaaattggtctGAAACATTATTTACTAAAACtaataatagataaattaaaatcttaaggattaaattgaagttTTCCATGTTAAAACTTAAATgagttgtggtttttttttctttgtcaaagttgatcctttcttttaatttctatcaaTTTGtaactaaaaagtaaaattcaatcttgcaaaattaatttttaattaattcccgAGTATTTCTTGAGACTTCATGTACGCAAGagaatgcaaaataaaaaaagatataggaATGTAACTTTTGGAATCATAAAACTGAAAATAACAAAAGTTCAAtaaacaaagcaaaagaaaaaacgcGTGCAttgttcacacacacacacacacacacatatatatattcaatcaaACTTCCACCCATTTTACCAAAAACGAAATCTTGATTTTCTAATTAACGTGCGTGTTCATTGAAACAAGCAAGATGCCAACAACAGAGGCATTGACATCGAAGAGGACTCCATTTTAGAACTGGAAAAGGTCCAAAATCAACAATAGCTAGCAGAACACACAAGTACTGCTTCAAAATGCTACCATCTTCCTTTCTACCCTGTCGTCTCGATCACATGATGAACTAATTAAGATATACAGACCTTTTTTTCAAGCTACAAGTCTTCAAAGGTTAGAAGTTTAAACAGCATCATTTCCGACAAACTTCCTCACAACACGATATCCAAGGTGTTCATGTGTGACCATCCCAAGAACTCTGCCTCTTGCATCAAACACTGGAGCTCCAGAGGATCCCGGCACAGCTGATATGTCACTAACCATAAACATCGGCTGACTTTTATTCCCAAAATCGAGCCCAAGGGTGCCGTAGGTACCATAACCAGTGATTTTCGCAGCAGTGAAGACGTGAGGGAGAATTGCAGACATGGAAATAATGTAGACCTCTTGTCCAATATTTTTAACTGTATCATCCCCAAGATACAGTTCAGCATAATCATCTTTATTCTTCTGATACTTCAGAACACAAAAATCACTTTCTCTATCATACTTGGATATGGATGCTTTCGTTCCATCTTTTTGTGAAGCTGTGATGATTGTAGGCTCCAAATCACCCTC is a genomic window of Populus alba chromosome 18, ASM523922v2, whole genome shotgun sequence containing:
- the LOC118059451 gene encoding uncharacterized protein isoform X1; amino-acid sequence: MDDHGLCHGRDRGESSSSSSIEIQNQWREIQDLLKERLITQDDFPWKLPIPSSSGNVAVEEEEEGTLLKYVGGVDVSYSKELDSAAAASTAACGCGSLVVLDITTPTLQVVYQDFFLLTNFDVPYIPSFLAFREAPILLQLLQKMKNTDNPFYPQLLLVDGNGLLHPRGFGLACHLGVLANIPTIGIGKNLHHVDGLTQSGVRKLLQAKDSRGEDFITLTGSSGPVWGAAMRSTKGSCKPIYISVGHRVSLNTAIKIVKMICKYRVPEPIRQADIRSRDHLQKNSCGNGGTLQ
- the LOC118059493 gene encoding uncharacterized protein; its protein translation is MAPTVVNVENKKGGSGSGVIIDEGRHIITCARVLEGDLEPTIITASQKDGTKASISKYDRESDFCVLKYQKNKDDYAELYLGDDTVKNIGQEVYIISMSAILPHVFTAAKITGYGTYGTLGLDFGNKSQPMFMVSDISAVPGSSGAPVFDARGRVLGMVTHEHLGYRVVRKFVGNDAV
- the LOC118059451 gene encoding uncharacterized protein isoform X2 yields the protein MDDHGLCHGRDRGESSSSSSIEIQNQWREIQDLLKERLITQDDFPWKLPIPSSSGNVAVEEEEEGTLLKYVGGVDVSYSKELDSAAAASTAACGCGSLVVLDITTPTLQVVYQDFFLLTNFDVPYIPSFLAFREAPILLQLLQKMKNTDNPFYPQLLLVDGNGLLHPRGFGLACHLGVLANIPTIGIGKNAMRSTKGSCKPIYISVGHRVSLNTAIKIVKMICKYRVPEPIRQADIRSRDHLQKNSCGNGGTLQ